The Saccopteryx leptura isolate mSacLep1 chromosome 2, mSacLep1_pri_phased_curated, whole genome shotgun sequence genome has a window encoding:
- the UBAP1 gene encoding ubiquitin-associated protein 1 isoform X6 has protein sequence MYDFSLEKKTVEWAEDIKKIQEAQREAGRKAEETEVKVNSKSGPEGDSKMSFSKTHSTATMPPPINPILATLQHNSILTPTRVSSSATKQKVLSPPHTKADFNPADFECEEDPFDNLELKTIDEKEELRNILVGNTGPIVAQLLDNNLPRGGSGSVLQDEEVLASLEQATLDFKPLHKPNGFITLPQLGNCEKMSLSSKVPLPPIPAVSNIKSLSFPKLDSDDSSQKTAMLESTFHSTSCLRSGTFQNSLKPSTQSSASELNGHHTLGLSALNLDSGTKVPTLTPSDMISQMPSLSVLSVCTEESSPPNTGPTVTPPNFSVSQVPNTPSCPEVYSELQSLSPNERQCVETVVNMGYSCECVLRAMKKKGENIEQILDYLFVHGQLCEKGFDPLLVEEALEMHQCSEEKMMEFLQLMSKFKEMGFELKDIKEVLLLHNNDQDNALEDLMARAGAS, from the exons TATGACTTCTCCTTGGAAAAGAAAACCGTTGAGTGGGCTGAAGATATTAAGAAAATCCAAGAAGCCCAGCGGGAAGCAGGGCGTAAGGCTGAGGAAACAGAAGTTAAAGTGAATTCTAAGAGTGGCCCAGAGGGCGATAGCAAAATGAGCTTCTCCAAGACCCACAGTACAGCCACAATGCCACCTCCTATTAACCCCATCCTTGCCACCTTACAGCACAACAGCATCCTCACACCTACTCGGGTCAGCAGCAGTGCCACGAAGCAGAAAGTTCTCAGCCCACCTCATACAAAGGCAGATTTCAATCCTGCTGACTTTGAGTGTGAAGAAGACCCATTTGATAATCTTGAATTAAAAACTATTGATGAGAAGGAAGAGCTAAGAAACATTCTGGTAGGAAACACTGGACCTATAGTGGCTCAGTTATTGGACAATAACTTGCCTAGAGGAGGCTCTGGGTCTGTGTTACAGGATGAAGAGGTCCTGGCATCCCTGGAGCAGGCAACACTAGATTTCAAGCCTCTTCACAAACCTAATGGCTTTATAACTTTACCACAGTTGGGCAACTGTGAAAAGATGTCGCTGTCTTCCaaagtgcccctcccccccatccctgcAGTAAGCAATATCAAATCCCTGTCTTTCCCCAAACTTGACTCCGATGACAGCAGTCAGAAGACGGCCATGCTGGAAAGCACTTTCCATAGCACATCCTGCCTCCGCAGTGGCACGTTCCAGAATTCCCTAAAGCCTTCCACCCAAAGCAGTGCCAGTGAGCTCAATGGGCATCATACTCTTGGGCTTTCAGCTTTGAACTTGGACAGTGGCACAAAGGTGCCAACCCTGACCCCTTCTGATATGATCTCCCAGAtgccttccctctctgtcttgtCTGTGTGCACAGAAGAATCATCACCTCCAAATACAGGTCCCACG GTCACGCCTCCTAATTTCTCAGTGTCACAAGTGCCCAACACTCCCAGCTGTCCCGAGGTTTATTCTGAACTGCAGTCACTGTCTCCCAATGAGCGGCAGTGTGTGGAGACAGTGGTCAACATGGGCTACTCATGTGAGTGTGTCCTGAGAGCcatgaagaagaaaggagagaatatTGAGCAg attctcGACTATCTCTTTGTACACGGACAGCTCTGTGAGAAGGGCTTCGACCCTCTTTTAGTGGAAGAGGCTTTGGAAATGCACCAATGTTCAGAGGAAAAG ATGATGGAGTTTCTTCAATTAATGAGCAAATTTAAGGAAATGGGCTTTGAACTGAAAGACATTAAGGAAGTTCTGCTATTACACAACAATGACCAGGACAATGCTTTGGAAGACCTCATGGCTCGGGCTGGAGCCAGCTGA
- the UBAP1 gene encoding ubiquitin-associated protein 1 isoform X5 translates to MESHGSKWLLRSWVQISMYDFSLEKKTVEWAEDIKKIQEAQREAGRKAEETEVKVNSKSGPEGDSKMSFSKTHSTATMPPPINPILATLQHNSILTPTRVSSSATKQKVLSPPHTKADFNPADFECEEDPFDNLELKTIDEKEELRNILVGNTGPIVAQLLDNNLPRGGSGSVLQDEEVLASLEQATLDFKPLHKPNGFITLPQLGNCEKMSLSSKVPLPPIPAVSNIKSLSFPKLDSDDSSQKTAMLESTFHSTSCLRSGTFQNSLKPSTQSSASELNGHHTLGLSALNLDSGTKVPTLTPSDMISQMPSLSVLSVCTEESSPPNTGPTVTPPNFSVSQVPNTPSCPEVYSELQSLSPNERQCVETVVNMGYSCECVLRAMKKKGENIEQILDYLFVHGQLCEKGFDPLLVEEALEMHQCSEEKMMEFLQLMSKFKEMGFELKDIKEVLLLHNNDQDNALEDLMARAGAS, encoded by the exons TATGACTTCTCCTTGGAAAAGAAAACCGTTGAGTGGGCTGAAGATATTAAGAAAATCCAAGAAGCCCAGCGGGAAGCAGGGCGTAAGGCTGAGGAAACAGAAGTTAAAGTGAATTCTAAGAGTGGCCCAGAGGGCGATAGCAAAATGAGCTTCTCCAAGACCCACAGTACAGCCACAATGCCACCTCCTATTAACCCCATCCTTGCCACCTTACAGCACAACAGCATCCTCACACCTACTCGGGTCAGCAGCAGTGCCACGAAGCAGAAAGTTCTCAGCCCACCTCATACAAAGGCAGATTTCAATCCTGCTGACTTTGAGTGTGAAGAAGACCCATTTGATAATCTTGAATTAAAAACTATTGATGAGAAGGAAGAGCTAAGAAACATTCTGGTAGGAAACACTGGACCTATAGTGGCTCAGTTATTGGACAATAACTTGCCTAGAGGAGGCTCTGGGTCTGTGTTACAGGATGAAGAGGTCCTGGCATCCCTGGAGCAGGCAACACTAGATTTCAAGCCTCTTCACAAACCTAATGGCTTTATAACTTTACCACAGTTGGGCAACTGTGAAAAGATGTCGCTGTCTTCCaaagtgcccctcccccccatccctgcAGTAAGCAATATCAAATCCCTGTCTTTCCCCAAACTTGACTCCGATGACAGCAGTCAGAAGACGGCCATGCTGGAAAGCACTTTCCATAGCACATCCTGCCTCCGCAGTGGCACGTTCCAGAATTCCCTAAAGCCTTCCACCCAAAGCAGTGCCAGTGAGCTCAATGGGCATCATACTCTTGGGCTTTCAGCTTTGAACTTGGACAGTGGCACAAAGGTGCCAACCCTGACCCCTTCTGATATGATCTCCCAGAtgccttccctctctgtcttgtCTGTGTGCACAGAAGAATCATCACCTCCAAATACAGGTCCCACG GTCACGCCTCCTAATTTCTCAGTGTCACAAGTGCCCAACACTCCCAGCTGTCCCGAGGTTTATTCTGAACTGCAGTCACTGTCTCCCAATGAGCGGCAGTGTGTGGAGACAGTGGTCAACATGGGCTACTCATGTGAGTGTGTCCTGAGAGCcatgaagaagaaaggagagaatatTGAGCAg attctcGACTATCTCTTTGTACACGGACAGCTCTGTGAGAAGGGCTTCGACCCTCTTTTAGTGGAAGAGGCTTTGGAAATGCACCAATGTTCAGAGGAAAAG ATGATGGAGTTTCTTCAATTAATGAGCAAATTTAAGGAAATGGGCTTTGAACTGAAAGACATTAAGGAAGTTCTGCTATTACACAACAATGACCAGGACAATGCTTTGGAAGACCTCATGGCTCGGGCTGGAGCCAGCTGA
- the UBAP1 gene encoding ubiquitin-associated protein 1 isoform X4, which yields MPGRGKLSKEGSKWLLRSWVQISMYDFSLEKKTVEWAEDIKKIQEAQREAGRKAEETEVKVNSKSGPEGDSKMSFSKTHSTATMPPPINPILATLQHNSILTPTRVSSSATKQKVLSPPHTKADFNPADFECEEDPFDNLELKTIDEKEELRNILVGNTGPIVAQLLDNNLPRGGSGSVLQDEEVLASLEQATLDFKPLHKPNGFITLPQLGNCEKMSLSSKVPLPPIPAVSNIKSLSFPKLDSDDSSQKTAMLESTFHSTSCLRSGTFQNSLKPSTQSSASELNGHHTLGLSALNLDSGTKVPTLTPSDMISQMPSLSVLSVCTEESSPPNTGPTVTPPNFSVSQVPNTPSCPEVYSELQSLSPNERQCVETVVNMGYSCECVLRAMKKKGENIEQILDYLFVHGQLCEKGFDPLLVEEALEMHQCSEEKMMEFLQLMSKFKEMGFELKDIKEVLLLHNNDQDNALEDLMARAGAS from the exons TATGACTTCTCCTTGGAAAAGAAAACCGTTGAGTGGGCTGAAGATATTAAGAAAATCCAAGAAGCCCAGCGGGAAGCAGGGCGTAAGGCTGAGGAAACAGAAGTTAAAGTGAATTCTAAGAGTGGCCCAGAGGGCGATAGCAAAATGAGCTTCTCCAAGACCCACAGTACAGCCACAATGCCACCTCCTATTAACCCCATCCTTGCCACCTTACAGCACAACAGCATCCTCACACCTACTCGGGTCAGCAGCAGTGCCACGAAGCAGAAAGTTCTCAGCCCACCTCATACAAAGGCAGATTTCAATCCTGCTGACTTTGAGTGTGAAGAAGACCCATTTGATAATCTTGAATTAAAAACTATTGATGAGAAGGAAGAGCTAAGAAACATTCTGGTAGGAAACACTGGACCTATAGTGGCTCAGTTATTGGACAATAACTTGCCTAGAGGAGGCTCTGGGTCTGTGTTACAGGATGAAGAGGTCCTGGCATCCCTGGAGCAGGCAACACTAGATTTCAAGCCTCTTCACAAACCTAATGGCTTTATAACTTTACCACAGTTGGGCAACTGTGAAAAGATGTCGCTGTCTTCCaaagtgcccctcccccccatccctgcAGTAAGCAATATCAAATCCCTGTCTTTCCCCAAACTTGACTCCGATGACAGCAGTCAGAAGACGGCCATGCTGGAAAGCACTTTCCATAGCACATCCTGCCTCCGCAGTGGCACGTTCCAGAATTCCCTAAAGCCTTCCACCCAAAGCAGTGCCAGTGAGCTCAATGGGCATCATACTCTTGGGCTTTCAGCTTTGAACTTGGACAGTGGCACAAAGGTGCCAACCCTGACCCCTTCTGATATGATCTCCCAGAtgccttccctctctgtcttgtCTGTGTGCACAGAAGAATCATCACCTCCAAATACAGGTCCCACG GTCACGCCTCCTAATTTCTCAGTGTCACAAGTGCCCAACACTCCCAGCTGTCCCGAGGTTTATTCTGAACTGCAGTCACTGTCTCCCAATGAGCGGCAGTGTGTGGAGACAGTGGTCAACATGGGCTACTCATGTGAGTGTGTCCTGAGAGCcatgaagaagaaaggagagaatatTGAGCAg attctcGACTATCTCTTTGTACACGGACAGCTCTGTGAGAAGGGCTTCGACCCTCTTTTAGTGGAAGAGGCTTTGGAAATGCACCAATGTTCAGAGGAAAAG ATGATGGAGTTTCTTCAATTAATGAGCAAATTTAAGGAAATGGGCTTTGAACTGAAAGACATTAAGGAAGTTCTGCTATTACACAACAATGACCAGGACAATGCTTTGGAAGACCTCATGGCTCGGGCTGGAGCCAGCTGA